Proteins encoded in a region of the Podospora pseudopauciseta strain CBS 411.78 chromosome 6, whole genome shotgun sequence genome:
- a CDS encoding hypothetical protein (EggNog:ENOG503NY2G; COG:F), with amino-acid sequence MDHHHLELSSVVPPPPAIPRKSRERDRPRHSDSRRLALDPPPILDSRRDREPDIFADWTDRDRQVYANRYPKPKERGRDSEHTIAAPPTPASPEVISSLITSLSAISRPLSNHFDSPSYLAPIGPGSPISISFPGSPTQAAGGGSFGVDYGAFSKPSLGDLREEDVPLDELAASPPVIRTSKPPSGLSVLTAPKSPKSAGPRESSGGLKGLLSRGSSSALSRPSSKGSLTSGGAESIGNSFGKLSVETRNEPVSPGPEGHGLRKQRSFESWGWKNGRSQRSLKYMSSKEILREKEADKKRTSYGTPGYNPPSGSTTPRLDPLSAESIINEETNLDLGRDGLSSTLSSPRAIPTRDSSLRKTGSGAKRSSTRASRNSKRESGTIPELEEQGSEGRTFFDDTTSRNSRQKPLDPLRLSADIPQYSSDRLQPEVHSAPPVTPMASMFPDLEPLDDGAPSPAIAQGRRRDRETSTDAKRRRSGRTTPDPFGGYASEGGGVAVKSKRSSTRLKRLSGAPGPTPDKALDHRASSHSKGDHPHIGYERPPSADSIDDAVESYLCSPRLSQKIRHPQTGRVISFSEVGDPNGSAVFCCVGMGLTRYITAFYDELALTLKLRLITPDRPGVGDSEPYAEGTATPLGWPDDVYAICQSLKITKFSILAHSAGAIYALATALRMPQHIRGRIHLLAPWIPPSQMNVIGSSTQTPLPPTNAIPTSQRILRALPTPILKAANSSFMTATSSSITSSLPKQKRARRERKNNAARESKEQSKSSSHGADNKENRMHDDGSKGASQIPAADEYMDHVKPTGTNPSGGDNMGHRHNRSNSTQQGNRRTSDKEDLLSAAAALATSQLADRERQELYDNRLTHSIWQLATTGANPAVDLLVCLERRHTIGFRYVDITRPVIIHHGSRDTRVPVDNVRWLGKTMRRCEVRVLEGEGHGLMASAQVMGGVLMEISQEWEEWSRVTGATTRREEGRGRRGTIGQAR; translated from the exons atggaccaccaccacctggaGTTGTCGTCCGTcgtaccaccaccgcctgcaATTCCCCGCAAGTCCCGCGAGCGAGACCGTCCTCGTCATTCTGACTCCCGCCGTCTCGCCCTCGACCCTCCTCCTATCCTCGACTCGAGGCGCGATCGAGAGCCCGACATCTTTGCCGACTGGACCGACCGAGACCGACAGGTTTACGCCAACCGTTaccccaaacccaaagaAAGAGGACGAGACTCTGAAcacaccatcgccgcccCACCCACGCCTGCGTCACCCGAAGTAATATCGTCCCTCATCACATCCCTGTCGGCCATATCGAGGCCGCTCAGCAACCACTTTGACAGCCCGTCCTACCTCGCGCCCATCGGACCAGGAAGCCCCATCAGCATCTCCTTTCCCGGGTCGCCCACACAGGCCGCCGGCGGTGGTTCGTTTGGCGTCGACTACGGCGCCTTTTCCAAACCGTCCTTGGGAGATCTcagagaggaggatgtgcCGTTAGATGAACTTGCTGCGAGCCCTCCGGTGATCCGGACCTCTAAGCCCCCAAGTGGCCTGTCTGTACTCACAGCACCCAAGTCTCCGAAGAGCGCCGGCCCGAGGGAGAGTTCTGGCGGATTAAAGGGCCTCCTGTCACGAGGGAGCAGCAGTGCCTTGTCTCGGCCGTCAAGCAAGGGATCATTGACATCGGGAGGAGCAGAGAGCATCGGCAACAGCTTCGGGAAACTCAGTGTCGAAACCAGGAACGAGCCCGTCTCACCGGGCCCCGAAGGACACGGACTCAGAAAGCAGCGGTCCTTTGAAAGCTGGGGCTGGAAGAACGGACGAAGTCAACGCAGCCTCAAGTATATGAGCAGCAAGGAAATCCTGCGAGAAAAGGAAGCCGACAAGAAGAGAACCAGCTACGGCACTCCAGGATATAACCCCCCGAGTGGAAGCACAACACCGCGACTGGATCCACTTTCGGCCGAGTCCATAATCAACGAGGAAACGAACCTCGACCTTGGCAGAGACGGTCTGAGCAGCACGCTTTCCAGTCCAAGGGCCATCCCTACCAGAGACTCATCCCTGAGGAAGACGGGAAGTGGTGCTAAGCGCTCCTCTACCCGTGCCTCGCGGAACTCAAAGCGTGAAAGCGGGACTATCCCCGAGCTTGAAGAACAAGGCTCCGAGGGCCGTACCTTTTTTGACGACACAACGTCACGAAACTCCAGACAGAAGCCGCTCGATCCTCTGAGACTCTCGGCCGACATCCCGCAGTACAGCTCGGACAGGCTTCAACCTGAAGTACACAGCGCCCCTCCTGTAACACCCATGGCCAGCATGTTTCCTGATTTGGAGCCCCTCGACGACGGCGCACCGTCGCCGGCCATTGCTCAAGGACGCCGCAGAGACCGCGAGACCAGCACCGATGCGAAACGACGACGCTCCGGCAGAACCACCCCTGATCCTTTTGGTGGATACGCAagcgagggcggtggtgtcgcTGTTAAGTCGAAGCGGAGCAGCACTCGGCTCAAGAGACTCTCTGGAGCCCCAGGTCCGACCCCCGACAAGGCCTTAGATCATCGTGCATCGAGCCATTCGAAAGGTGACCACCCGCACATTGGGTACGAGCGACCACCGAGCGCGGATAGTATCGACGACGCGGTGGAAAGCTACCTTTGTAGCCCTCGGCTGAGCCAAAAGATTCGGCACCCACAGACGGGACGTGTCATCAGCTTTAGTGAGGTTGGCGACCCGAATGGAAGCGCTGTGTTTTGCTGTGTCGGCATGGGGCTGACGAGATATATCACGGCGTTTTATGATGAGCTGGCATTGACCCTCAAGCTCCGGCTGATCACCCCAGACCGCCCTGGCGTGGGAGACAGCGAGCCATACGCTGAAGGGACTGCAACACCTTTGGGCTGGCCCG ATGATGTCTATGCTATCTGCCAATCGCTCAAAATCACCAAGTTCTCCATTCTAGCCCATTCAGCCGGAGCCATCTACGCGCTGGCCACGGCACTTCGTATGCCCCAACACATTCGTGGCAGGATACATCTCTTGGCGCCATGGATTCCACCGTCGCAAATGAATGTCATAGGATCGAGCACGCAGACGCCTTTACCACCAACAAATGCCATCCCCACAAGCCAACGGATATTGCGCGCCCTCCCTACCCCTATTCTCAAGGCCGCCAACAGCAGCTTCATGACGGCCACCAGTTCCAGCATCACTAGCTCTCTACCGAAGCAAAAGCGAGCACGGCGAGAGAGGAAGAATAACGCGGCCAGGGAGAGCAAGGAGCAGTCCAAAAGCTCGTCACATGGTGCGGACAATAAGGAGAACCGCATGCACGATGACGGGTCCAAGGGCGCCTCTCAGATTCCGGCGGCCGACGAGTACATGGACCACGTAAAACCAACGGGGACGAACCCTAGCGGCGGCGATAACATGGGTCACCGTCACAATCGGTCCAACTCGACACAGCAAGGAAACCGGCGGACTTCGGACAAGGAGGATCTCCTgtcggcggcagcggcgctTGCTACCTCACAGCTGGCTGACCGTGAAAGACAGGAGCTGTACGACAACCGGCTGACGCATTCCATCTGGCAGCTGGCCACCACCGGAGCCAACCCCGCCGTCGATCTGCTTGTGTGCCTCGAGCGGCGCCACACGATTGGCTTCCGGTACGTCGACATCACCCGACCGGTGATTATCCACCACGGCAGCCGCGACACGCGCGTGCCCGTCGATAATGTCAGATGGCTGGGCAAGACCATGCGCCGGTGTGAGGTGCGGGTgctcgagggcgagggccaCGGTTTGATGGCGAGTGCCCAGGTCATGGGCGGAGTGCTGATGGAGATCAGccaggagtgggaggagtggAGCAGAGTCACAGGTGCGACCACGCGGAgagaagaggggaggggaagaagagggacgATTGGACAGGCAAGATGA
- a CDS encoding hypothetical protein (COG:H; EggNog:ENOG503P1WH) has protein sequence MTEPNQTRFNQEAANWDSNPSVVLATELAVESYLPFCSASFDILDLGCGTGLLSLLLAPHVRSITAVDSASGMIDVLTAKLSSSSSHQNVKNVLAVCALLQDPDDARLQIDPLTKATLGSETRARTFDLVVSHLVLHHIPDLAAVFKTIYGLLKPGGKVAVTDFEDFGPEARKFHPESKMDGVERHGIKREDIQKIIEETGFESVTVETAFELPKRVESEPGKGDIESGPTKVFPFLICSGTKP, from the coding sequence ATGACAGAGCCCAACCAAACCCGCTTCAACCAAGAAGCCGCAAACTGGGACTCCAACCCCTCGGTCGTCCTCGCCACTGAACTTGCCGTCGAATCGTACCTCCCTTTCTGCAGCGCCTCGTTTGATATCCTCGATTTGGGCTGCGGGACAGGCCTTTTGTCTCTCCTTCTCGCTCCTCATGTGAGATCGATCACAGCAGTTGATTCGGCCTCGGGAATGATCGATGTCCTCACAGCCAAGCTTTCTTCCTCTAGCTCTCACCAAAATGTCAAAAATGTTCTCGCTGTGTGCGCACTTTTGCAGGATCCGGATGATGCAAGGCTTCAAATCGACCCGTTGACAAAAGCCACCCTGGGATCTGAGACACGGGCGAGGACGTTTGACCTTGTGGTATCGCATCTGGTATTGCACCATATCCCGGATCTGGCGGCCGTTTTCAAGACGATTTACGGGTTGCTGAAACCGGGAGGCAAAGTTGCGGTGACTGATTTTGAGGACTTTGGGCCCGAGGCGAGGAAGTTTCATCCCGAGAGCaagatggatggggtggagaGGCATGGGATCAAAAGAGAAGATATTCAGAAGATCATTGAAGAGACTGGATTTGAGAGCGTGACGGTGGAAACAGCGTTCGAGTTGCCCAAGAGGGTGGAGAGCGAGCCTGGAAAGGGGGATATTGAGAGCGGGCCGACAAAggttttcccttttcttATCTGCAGCGGCACGAAGCCATGA